A window of Amycolatopsis tolypomycina genomic DNA:
GGCCGGCGCCGTCCGCGCCGATGTGCGTGCAGCACGGCTCGCCGTCGACCTTCGCCGAGATGTCCTCGAACAGCGGGCCGAGCGACTCGTACGACTCCTTCGAGCCGCCGGGCATGATGCTCGGGCCGTGCAGCGCGCCCTCCTCGCCGCCGGAGACGCCGCTGCCGACGAAGTGCAGGCCACGCTCGCGCAGCGCCTTCTCACGGCGGCGCGTGTCGGCGAAGTGCGCGTTGCCGGCGTCGATGATCACGTCGCCCTCTTCGAGCAGCGGCGCGAACTCCTCGATGACGGCGTCCGTCGGGCCGCCCGCCTTGACCATGATCACGACCTGCCGGGGCCGCTCCAGCGCGTCGACGAACTCCTGCGCGGAGTACGCCGGGATGAAGTCGCCCTCGTCGCCGAACTGGTCCACCAGCGCGCGGGTCCGCTCCTCGGACCGGTTGTGCAGGGCCACCGTGTGACCGTGCCGGGCCAGGTTGCGGGCCAGGTTGCGGCCCATGACCGCCAGGCCGGTGACCCCGATGCTCGCCTTCTTGCTCATCCGAATCCTTCCGAAGAACTCTCTCGATTCAGACCCTAGTCCGATCGACGCCTCAAGGAAGGCCACGGAGCGACGGCTCACTCAGTTCAGGAGAAGCAGCGGATCGGTCCCTTGTTGAAGGCGAGCATGTCCGTGATCGCCGCCACGAGGTCGATCTGCGCACCCCACTCGGCGCCGTCCAGCTCGGCGTACGCGCGGTGCAGGTTGCCCGGCAGCCGCTCCTGCTCGCTCAGCTCTGCGAAGTCACCCAGGTCGGTCTCCTTCGCCAGCTCCAGCGGCGACAGCCCGGCCGCCTTCCCGCGTTCGGCCGTCTTCTGGACGAAGGCGAGGTATTCGTCCACTTTGTCCACGATGTCGAGTCCGCACGGGCCGCCGTGGCCGGGCAAGATCACTTCGGGAGACAGCTCCCGGACGACGTCGAGGGCTTTCCGCCAGCCCGCCACCGAGCCCATCAGCGCGAACGGGCTGCCGCCGTGGAACACCAGGTCACCGGCGTAGAGCACGCGCTGCGCGGGCAGCCAGACCAGGACGTCGTTGGTCGTGTGGGCCGCGTGACCCGGGTGGATCAGCTGGATCTCGACGTCGCCGGCGTAGAGGGTGAGCCGGTCGTCGAAGACGATCTCGGGCGGCCGGGACCGCAGCTCGCCCCAGTCGCTGCCGACGAAGACGCCCTCGTAGGTCTGGATGCCCTCGGCGGCCATCACCTCGCGCGTCTTGCGGTGGCCGACCACCGCCGCGCCCTCGACCAGGTAGTTGCCGTTGGTGTGGTCGCCGTGGTGGTGGGTGTTCACCAGCGTCGTCACCGGGCTGCCGGTGGCCGACTCGACCGCCGTGAGCAGCGCCTTCGTCCGGCGCTCGGTCGAGCACGTGTCGATCAGGACGGTGTGGTCGCCGGCGTCGACGAACCCGCAGTTGTTGATGTACCAGGAGCCGTCCGGCTGGACGTAGCCGTGGACCTGGTCGGCCAGGCGGGTGACGGCGGCGGCGGAGGGCGAGCGATCGGTCACGGGGCCACTATGCCGCAGAAGGGGCTCCGCCGGTTGGCCGAATAATTCGGAATTTCGCTGGTCCAGGCGAGTGACAACGCAGGTGACTGGCAATCTGCGACGTTTCCTGGAACGCTGCGCGATGTCATCATCGAGATCCGCAAGGTGAAGCACTAACCTGGGTGGGTTCGATAGTTCGCGCGCGACGGCGACCGGGAGGCCGCCGTCGCTTGGTAGTGGTCCGGGAGAGCAGGGCGATGGCCAGCACCGTCACCTCGCGCCGGAAGCAGCTCGGGAACGAGCTCCGGCATGCCCGCACCGCGGCGCGGATGACACAGCAGCAGGTCGCCGAGGTCCTCGGCTGCACCCAGGGCAAGGTCAACAAGATCGAGTCCGGTGCCGTCGGGGTGAAGCTCGGGGATGTGCGATCGATGCTGAACGCGTTCGGGATCAACGGCGAAGAGGCCGACACGCTGATGAACCTGGCGCGGGCCGCCGCCGGGCAGCGCGGCCACTGGTCCGGCTACCGCTCGGTGGTGCCGCACTGGTTCCGCACCTTCACCGACCTGGAACCCGCGGCCGCGGAGATCCTCACCTGGCACGGTGAGCGCATCCCGGGCCCGCTGCAGTCCGAGCACTACATGCTCAAGCAGTTCACCGAATTCGGCGCCACCGACGTGACGTCGCTGGTGCGCAACCGGCTCGACCGCAAGGCGGTGTTCGAGCAGCAGCAGCCGCCGTACTACCGCTTCATCATCAGCGAAGGCGCCCTGCGCCGGGCCCCGGGCGGCTACGCGCCCGCGGTGATGCTCGACCAGGTCGAGCACCTGCTCTCGCTCGAGAAGCACCAGCGCGTCTACGTGCACGTCCTGCCGTTCGGCGCGCGGCTGGCCGCGGTACCCAACGACTTCACGATCATGCGGTTCCCGGACCGCACCCGCGACTTCGTCTACATCGAGCACTCCGCCGGCGGGCTCTACCTCGACGACGTCAAGGACTTCAACATCTTCGTCGACTCGTGGGACAGGCTGCGTGGAGCCGCGCTGGAGCGCCAGGAGACCCGGCAGTTCCTCAAGGAGCTTGCGGAGGGTTACCGCGCCCAGATGCAGCAGATCCAATAGGGCGAACGGCGGCGCTGTGACATTCGGGGCTTCGCCCCGGCCGGGGGCTCCGCCACCCGGACCCCCAAAAGAAGTATGGCTATCCCAGCCGGTGAACAACTTTCGGTAGAGTCGGTCTGTTGCGCTGGATTCCACCGGAAGTGGACATCGTGGACCCCGACTTCCTCCCCGACGCCGTCGACCTCGACCGGCCGAACGTGGCGAGGATCTACGACTGGGCGCTCGGCGGCACCGCGAACTGGGCCATCGACCGGCAGTTCGGCGAGCAGGCCGTGCAGGCGTTCCCGCTCGCCAAGACCCTGGCGCGCGCCAACCGCGACTTCCTCGGCCGGGCCGTCCGCTACTGCCTCGCCGAAGGCATCACCCAGTTCCTCGACCTCGGCTCCGGCATCCCGACCGCCGGCAACGTGCACGAGGTGGCCGACGACCACGTCGACGACAGCCGCTGCGTGTACGTCGACAACGAACCGGTGGCCGTCGCGCACGGGCGGATGCTCCTCGATGAGGCGGGCGATCCCGAACGCCACGCCGTGCTGCACGCCGACCTGCGGGACGCCTGCGAAGTCTGGGAAGCCGCGCTGGCCACCGGCGTGCTCGACCCCGACCGGCCGATCTGCCTGCTGACCGTGGCGGTGCTGCACTTCCTGCCGGACGTCACGGGCGTGCGCGAAGCCA
This region includes:
- a CDS encoding MBL fold metallo-hydrolase, which produces MTDRSPSAAAVTRLADQVHGYVQPDGSWYINNCGFVDAGDHTVLIDTCSTERRTKALLTAVESATGSPVTTLVNTHHHGDHTNGNYLVEGAAVVGHRKTREVMAAEGIQTYEGVFVGSDWGELRSRPPEIVFDDRLTLYAGDVEIQLIHPGHAAHTTNDVLVWLPAQRVLYAGDLVFHGGSPFALMGSVAGWRKALDVVRELSPEVILPGHGGPCGLDIVDKVDEYLAFVQKTAERGKAAGLSPLELAKETDLGDFAELSEQERLPGNLHRAYAELDGAEWGAQIDLVAAITDMLAFNKGPIRCFS
- a CDS encoding helix-turn-helix domain-containing protein, yielding MASTVTSRRKQLGNELRHARTAARMTQQQVAEVLGCTQGKVNKIESGAVGVKLGDVRSMLNAFGINGEEADTLMNLARAAAGQRGHWSGYRSVVPHWFRTFTDLEPAAAEILTWHGERIPGPLQSEHYMLKQFTEFGATDVTSLVRNRLDRKAVFEQQQPPYYRFIISEGALRRAPGGYAPAVMLDQVEHLLSLEKHQRVYVHVLPFGARLAAVPNDFTIMRFPDRTRDFVYIEHSAGGLYLDDVKDFNIFVDSWDRLRGAALERQETRQFLKELAEGYRAQMQQIQ
- a CDS encoding SAM-dependent methyltransferase produces the protein MDPDFLPDAVDLDRPNVARIYDWALGGTANWAIDRQFGEQAVQAFPLAKTLARANRDFLGRAVRYCLAEGITQFLDLGSGIPTAGNVHEVADDHVDDSRCVYVDNEPVAVAHGRMLLDEAGDPERHAVLHADLRDACEVWEAALATGVLDPDRPICLLTVAVLHFLPDVTGVREAIRDYRTLLAPGSAYVLSHATESGVEGEELAHIRNLVKLSERSSSPAVSRSLDEIAAFFGTFDVIEPGIVPVGEWRPEPGAATVPLASVVGGVGRKPGGRNDDAGPRSP